In Zobellia roscoffensis, the following are encoded in one genomic region:
- a CDS encoding SLC13 family permease, translated as MELSKKAGLFVGPLLFFIIRFLPFDLVSDKGDAVIAVAVWMVIWWITEAVSISVTALLPLLLFPFLKIMDIGDVGANYGSPIIFLFFGGFVLALALEKVNLHKRIALNIIKITGTTPNKVVLGFMIATASLSMWISNTATTVVMLPIAMSVIGLLVNDEDGFTKSDRNFALSVMLGIAFSANAGGVATVIGTPPNSVMIGLLENEYNIEISFLKWMVLGVPFSALMIWISYMILVKWMYPNRDLVFSASKDVINDELKKLGPMSGKEKMVLAIFGVTVFLWIFRTVINGIFPALKLNDTMISIMAAIAMFSIPYNMKKGDFIIVWKDTQKLAWGILILFGGGLALAKGMSVSGIVDMVSSAIGDSQVSILFTAILLITLMLFMTELMSNVALIAVLAPVVAGIAIGLDIPILYLLIPVTIASSCAFMLPMATPPNAIVFASGYVKVNEMARVGIILNVIAVALLVLMFQFVVPLLF; from the coding sequence ATGGAACTCAGTAAAAAAGCCGGACTCTTTGTAGGCCCTCTTCTTTTTTTTATAATTCGCTTTTTACCTTTTGATTTGGTCTCCGATAAAGGAGATGCAGTAATTGCCGTAGCGGTTTGGATGGTTATCTGGTGGATTACAGAAGCCGTATCCATTTCTGTTACCGCTCTTTTGCCATTGCTACTATTCCCTTTTCTAAAAATCATGGATATTGGAGATGTGGGAGCCAATTATGGGAGCCCCATCATATTTCTCTTCTTTGGAGGCTTTGTTCTTGCCCTGGCCCTTGAAAAAGTGAATCTCCACAAACGCATTGCCCTAAATATTATAAAAATTACAGGCACCACACCCAACAAAGTAGTACTAGGCTTTATGATAGCAACAGCCTCTTTGAGTATGTGGATCAGTAATACAGCTACAACGGTGGTCATGTTGCCTATTGCCATGTCGGTTATCGGGCTTCTGGTCAATGATGAAGACGGATTTACAAAAAGTGATCGGAATTTTGCCCTTTCCGTGATGCTTGGCATTGCTTTTTCAGCTAACGCGGGAGGCGTGGCTACAGTAATCGGTACGCCACCTAACTCGGTAATGATCGGCCTTCTTGAAAATGAATACAATATTGAAATCTCATTTTTAAAGTGGATGGTTCTTGGTGTCCCCTTCTCTGCCCTTATGATATGGATCAGTTATATGATTTTGGTCAAATGGATGTATCCTAATCGCGATTTGGTATTTTCAGCATCAAAAGATGTCATAAATGATGAACTAAAAAAACTGGGGCCTATGAGCGGAAAAGAAAAAATGGTACTCGCCATTTTTGGTGTCACCGTTTTCCTTTGGATTTTTAGAACCGTCATAAACGGCATATTTCCGGCATTGAAGCTCAACGATACTATGATCAGTATTATGGCGGCCATAGCCATGTTCTCCATTCCCTATAATATGAAAAAAGGAGATTTTATTATTGTTTGGAAAGACACTCAAAAATTGGCTTGGGGCATTTTAATTCTTTTTGGTGGAGGTTTAGCGCTAGCAAAAGGCATGTCCGTTAGTGGGATAGTGGATATGGTTTCCTCTGCCATTGGTGATAGTCAAGTTAGCATACTGTTTACCGCCATTCTTTTAATAACCCTTATGCTCTTTATGACCGAACTGATGAGCAACGTAGCTTTAATTGCGGTACTGGCCCCAGTAGTTGCGGGCATTGCCATTGGTCTAGATATTCCTATTCTTTACCTGTTGATTCCTGTTACCATAGCCAGTAGTTGTGCCTTTATGCTTCCCATGGCCACACCGCCCAACGCCATTGTATTTGCCAGTGGCTACGTAAAGGTGAATGAGATGGCCAGGGTAGGTATTATCCTGAACGTTATAGCCGTTGCCCTTTTGGTTTTGATGTTTCAATTTGTTGTACCATTATTATTTTAG
- a CDS encoding c-type cytochrome domain-containing protein, giving the protein MNVLKQLLGRLHPLVVHLPIGFIMMGLLLQWYDRKKKKHNTVISLVYLWAGITATLACITGYLQYLGEGYAFDTVKWHLWSGIATALFSFLMYAKLKGILTLSFLLKLPMLGLSIFFFMLISFTGHQGGNITHGEEYLIEPLPNAIKSALGFENFEEKKIDLNEDNWQDALLFEDVIKPILNNKCASCHNPKKTKGELLLTTQEGILNGGENGAIIEASNAPESELYTRLILPMDDDDHMPPEGKTQPSKEEIQLVMAWIDAGNPFDKTIAESGLDKSLFLSFFPKKADFDHPNIDVEAASDQQIKTIEASGIHIDQISNASNFLSASCINKPDFTDSDFDMLLPIKNQISRLDLGNTKITDAVFSKLAQLPNLTIVLLDNTIITGKNLQSLAGLEHLKSINLTHTALETKYLKSIHDFKNLQHLYLHGTKATPQNTKLNNSKIHIDFGNYQLPPIPSDTIVY; this is encoded by the coding sequence ACCCATTGGTTTCATTATGATGGGACTGCTTTTGCAGTGGTACGATAGAAAGAAAAAAAAACACAACACCGTTATATCGCTTGTCTACTTATGGGCGGGTATTACGGCTACCCTAGCCTGTATTACAGGTTACCTGCAATATCTTGGAGAAGGCTATGCTTTTGACACGGTAAAGTGGCACTTGTGGTCTGGTATCGCTACAGCTTTATTTTCCTTTTTGATGTACGCCAAACTAAAAGGTATTCTAACTCTAAGTTTTCTCCTGAAACTACCCATGCTCGGTTTATCCATTTTCTTTTTTATGCTGATTTCCTTTACGGGTCACCAAGGGGGAAATATTACCCATGGAGAAGAATATTTAATAGAACCATTGCCAAATGCCATAAAATCGGCTTTGGGCTTTGAAAATTTTGAAGAGAAAAAAATCGACTTAAATGAGGATAACTGGCAAGATGCGTTACTCTTTGAAGACGTAATCAAACCCATATTGAACAACAAATGCGCTAGCTGCCACAACCCTAAGAAAACAAAAGGCGAATTGCTTCTCACAACTCAAGAAGGAATTCTTAACGGTGGGGAAAACGGAGCAATAATTGAAGCTTCCAATGCTCCGGAAAGTGAATTATATACTAGACTTATTCTTCCTATGGATGATGACGACCACATGCCTCCCGAAGGAAAAACCCAACCCTCAAAAGAAGAAATTCAACTTGTAATGGCTTGGATAGATGCTGGCAATCCGTTTGATAAAACCATTGCCGAGTCAGGCTTGGACAAGTCTCTTTTTCTTTCGTTCTTCCCTAAAAAGGCAGATTTTGACCACCCGAATATAGATGTCGAGGCTGCATCTGACCAACAAATAAAAACAATAGAAGCTTCTGGCATTCACATCGACCAGATTAGTAACGCCTCTAATTTCTTAAGTGCTTCTTGCATCAACAAACCTGATTTTACCGATTCGGATTTTGATATGCTGCTGCCTATAAAGAATCAAATTTCAAGACTTGACCTTGGCAATACCAAAATAACCGATGCAGTTTTTTCTAAACTAGCACAACTTCCCAACTTAACCATAGTGTTACTAGACAACACTATCATAACTGGAAAAAACCTTCAATCCTTAGCAGGATTGGAACATTTAAAATCTATCAACCTAACCCATACTGCCCTAGAAACAAAGTATCTTAAGTCAATTCATGATTTCAAAAATCTACAGCATCTCTATTTACATGGTACAAAAGCTACGCCTCAAAACACGAAGTTGAACAATTCTAAAATCCATATCGACTTTGGAAATTATCAACTTCCACCAATTCCATCGGACACTATTGTATATTAA